The following are from one region of the Sorghum bicolor cultivar BTx623 chromosome 2, Sorghum_bicolor_NCBIv3, whole genome shotgun sequence genome:
- the LOC8080985 gene encoding uncharacterized protein LOC8080985, whose product MEYERVRRDYIILPAPACQTLSIPFPVLIKLFRDPRNHLCGGVRWRLTVRVRVFVMGDDGAKAAATGIKQIVRLRELLHKWHLMALGAKQQRDHQEDDEDHAGGGVPDQDAVASAIPPFVLRRLRRAETADSVLSDDESYSPEPPPDVPRGYCPVYVGPEQRRFVIPTSYLAHPVFRLLLEKAEEEFGFRHQGALAIPCETEAFKYILQCVERHDKGLAAAAAGDEAANHRTVVLEQEPAMHHA is encoded by the exons ATGGAGTACGAACGAGTACGACGTGATTATATAATCCTCCCAGCTCCTGCATGCCAGACTCTCTCCATCCCTTTCCCAGTTCTCATCAAGCTCTTCAGAGATCCAAGAAACCATCTCTGCGGAGGTGTACGGTGGCGGCTGACTGTCCGTGTGCGTGTGTTCGTCATGGGCGACGACGGCGCGAAGGCGGCGGCGACGGGCATCAAGCAGATCGTGCGGCTGCGAGAGCTGctgcacaagtggcacttgatGGCGCTGGGCGCGAAGCAGCAGCGGGATCATCAGGAGGACGACGAGGAccacgccggcggcggcgtgccGGATCAGGATGCGGTGGCGTCGGCGATCCCGCCGTTCGTGCTGCGGCGGCTGCGGCGCGCGGAGACGGCGGACTCGGTGCTGTCGGACGACGAGAGCTACAGCCCTGAGCCGCCGCCGGACGTTCCCCGGGGCTACTGCCCCGTGTACGTCGGGCCGGAGCAGCGGCGGTTCGTGATCCCGACCAGCTACCTGGCGCACCCCGTGTTCCGGCTCCTGCTGGAGAAGGCCGAGGAGGAGTTCGGGTTCCGGCACCAGGGCGCGCTCGCCATCCCCTGCGAGACCGAGGCCTTCAAGTACATCCTCCAGTGCGTCGAGCGCCACGACAagggcctcgccgccgccgccgccggcgacg AAGCAGCGAACCACCGGACCGTCGTGCTGGAGCAAGAGCCAGCGATGCATCATGCTTAA